One window of the Deferrivibrio essentukiensis genome contains the following:
- the rfbB gene encoding dTDP-glucose 4,6-dehydratase: protein MQQTIIVTGGAGFIGSAVIRYLIKNTNYKVVNVDKLTYAGCLESLKEVGGTPNYFFEKVDICNAKDIRQIFKEYHPQIVMHLAAESHVDRSIDGPGEFIKTNILGTYTLLEEARLYWNQLTPEQKSKFRFHHVSTDEVYGELPHPDETADANKILFTEKTPYAPNSPYSASKASADHLVRAWHRTYGLPTIVTNCSNNYGPYQFPEKLIPLMILNAMEGKPLPVYGKGDQIRDWLYVEDHAEALVLVATKGKIGETYNIGGHNEKKNIEVVHLVCNILEKYYPVKDNPSIQHLSSNIQHYTDLITYVKDRPGHDRRYAIDATKIKNELGWQPKETFDSGIQKTVKWYLENKWWWEPLQERYKRERLGVVG from the coding sequence ATGCAACAAACAATTATCGTCACAGGTGGAGCTGGTTTTATTGGCTCAGCAGTTATTCGATATTTAATTAAGAATACCAATTATAAAGTAGTAAATGTTGATAAACTCACCTATGCAGGCTGTCTTGAATCGTTAAAAGAAGTTGGTGGCACTCCAAACTATTTTTTTGAAAAAGTAGATATTTGCAATGCAAAAGATATTCGCCAGATTTTTAAAGAATATCATCCTCAAATTGTCATGCATCTTGCAGCCGAATCGCATGTGGATAGATCCATAGATGGACCTGGTGAATTTATAAAAACAAATATTTTAGGCACCTATACCCTTTTGGAAGAAGCAAGATTATACTGGAATCAGTTAACACCTGAGCAAAAAAGCAAATTTAGATTTCATCATGTTTCTACTGACGAAGTCTATGGCGAACTTCCTCACCCCGATGAAACGGCCGATGCCAATAAAATTTTATTTACAGAAAAAACACCGTATGCACCAAATTCACCATATTCTGCTTCCAAAGCAAGCGCTGATCACTTAGTAAGAGCCTGGCACAGAACCTATGGATTGCCCACAATAGTCACTAATTGTTCAAACAATTATGGTCCGTATCAATTCCCAGAGAAGCTCATTCCTTTAATGATATTAAATGCAATGGAAGGTAAGCCTTTGCCTGTATATGGGAAAGGCGATCAAATACGCGATTGGCTTTATGTGGAAGATCACGCGGAAGCACTGGTTCTTGTTGCAACAAAAGGGAAAATAGGTGAAACCTATAATATTGGTGGACACAATGAAAAGAAAAACATTGAAGTGGTGCATCTTGTATGCAATATTTTAGAAAAGTATTACCCCGTTAAGGATAATCCTTCAATTCAACATTTATCATCCAATATCCAACATTACACGGATCTTATAACGTATGTAAAAGATCGCCCTGGTCATGACAGACGCTATGCCATCGATGCAACAAAAATAAAAAACGAATTGGGCTGGCAACCAAAAGAAACATTTGACTCAGGAATACAAAAAACAGTAAAGTGGTATCTTGAAAATAAATGGTGGTGGGAACCATTACAGGAAAGATATAAGCGCGAAAGGTTGGGTGTGGTTGGTTAA
- a CDS encoding glycosyltransferase family 4 protein: MNKKIVISSNTSWSIYNFRLNLARELKNQGYEVFIVAPYDKYTERLKEEFEYHNIWMNNKGTNPIEDMKTTMEFYKLYKKIQPDIVLNYTIKPNIYGTIACSLLGIKTINNIAGLGTLFIKENFVTKIAKWLYKYSQRKADKIFFQNRDDKELFINEGLVKKNKCDVLPGSGVDAKKFVPLEDENKDNKFRFLLIARMLWDKGIGEYVEAAKIIKSKYKNVEFQLLGPLDVVNPTAITKEKMNIWVDEGLVKYLGVTDDVREFIKKADCIVLPSYREGTPRTLLESASMAKPIITTDSVGCRDVVDDGVNGFLCKPKNANDLANKMEKMLKLSYEERKTMGEAGRIKMINEFDEKIVINKYLETIKTILKN, translated from the coding sequence GTGAATAAAAAAATAGTAATTTCATCAAATACCTCTTGGAGTATTTATAATTTCCGGTTAAATTTAGCAAGAGAGTTGAAAAATCAAGGTTATGAAGTTTTTATAGTTGCACCTTATGACAAATATACAGAAAGATTAAAAGAAGAGTTTGAATATCACAATATTTGGATGAATAATAAAGGGACAAATCCAATAGAAGATATGAAGACCACAATGGAATTTTATAAACTCTATAAAAAGATACAACCTGATATTGTTTTAAATTATACAATTAAACCAAACATTTATGGAACAATAGCTTGTAGTTTATTGGGAATCAAGACCATTAACAATATTGCAGGCTTGGGAACACTGTTTATAAAAGAAAATTTTGTAACAAAAATAGCTAAATGGTTGTATAAATATTCTCAAAGAAAAGCAGATAAAATTTTTTTTCAAAATAGGGATGATAAAGAATTATTTATAAATGAGGGATTGGTTAAAAAAAATAAATGCGATGTGTTGCCTGGAAGTGGAGTTGATGCAAAGAAATTTGTTCCATTAGAAGATGAAAATAAAGATAATAAATTTAGATTTTTACTTATAGCCCGTATGTTATGGGATAAAGGTATAGGTGAGTATGTAGAAGCAGCTAAAATTATAAAAAGTAAATATAAAAATGTTGAGTTTCAACTTTTAGGTCCATTGGATGTAGTAAATCCTACTGCAATAACAAAAGAAAAAATGAATATCTGGGTAGATGAAGGGTTAGTTAAATACCTTGGCGTAACAGATGATGTAAGAGAGTTTATCAAAAAAGCAGACTGTATAGTATTGCCATCATATAGAGAAGGAACACCTCGAACACTATTAGAAAGTGCAAGTATGGCAAAACCGATAATTACTACTGATAGCGTAGGTTGCAGGGATGTTGTGGATGATGGAGTAAATGGCTTTTTATGTAAGCCTAAAAATGCGAATGATTTAGCAAATAAAATGGAAAAAATGTTAAAACTATCTTATGAAGAAAGAAAAACTATGGGAGAAGCCGGACGAATTAAAATGATTAACGAATTTGATGAAAAAATAGTAATAAATAAATATTTAGAAACAATAAAAACAATCCTTAAAAACTGA
- a CDS encoding integrase core domain-containing protein translates to MLEANGIKISMDGVGRALDNIYIERFWRTIKYEEIFLKEYRNLKELKVGVSKYMNFYNKTRFHQSLNYKTFDQIYKESEKNRNKVIIPHYSWIMSYSRRKEYDFERCVDIFKEGRIVDDELRSA, encoded by the coding sequence GTGCTGGAAGCAAATGGAATAAAGATATCAATGGACGGAGTTGGAAGAGCTTTAGATAACATATATATAGAAAGATTCTGGAGAACAATAAAATACGAGGAGATCTTTCTGAAAGAGTATAGAAATCTTAAAGAGTTAAAAGTTGGAGTAAGTAAATATATGAATTTTTACAATAAGACAAGATTTCATCAGTCTTTAAATTATAAGACTTTTGATCAGATATATAAAGAATCAGAGAAAAACAGAAACAAAGTTATAATACCTCATTATAGTTGGATAATGTCATATTCCAGAAGGAAAGAATATGATTTTGAAAGATGTGTGGATATATTTAAAGAAGGAAGAATCGTGGATGATGAATTAAGAAGTGCATAA
- a CDS encoding sugar transferase, whose amino-acid sequence MTGWAQVNYPYGKNLEDTKQKLMYDLYFIKYWNIWLELKIVWKTAWTVIKKKGV is encoded by the coding sequence ATAACCGGCTGGGCTCAAGTTAATTACCCTTATGGTAAAAATTTAGAAGATACAAAACAAAAGCTTATGTATGATCTTTATTTTATAAAATATTGGAATATCTGGCTTGAGCTAAAAATTGTTTGGAAAACGGCTTGGACTGTTATTAAGAAGAAGGGAGTTTAA
- a CDS encoding transposase: MKEEKSLSEIAQIYDIHQNLLRTWKREFLENSSEVFKADKKSRKNEEVNVDELYKEIGKLKVEVEWFKKN; this comes from the coding sequence TTGAAGGAAGAAAAAAGTCTGAGTGAAATAGCTCAAATATATGATATACATCAGAATCTGTTAAGAACCTGGAAAAGAGAATTTTTAGAAAATTCAAGTGAAGTTTTTAAAGCAGATAAAAAAAGCAGAAAGAATGAAGAAGTCAATGTAGATGAGCTTTACAAAGAAATTGGAAAACTGAAAGTTGAAGTTGAATGGTTCAAAAAAAACTAA
- the rfbA gene encoding glucose-1-phosphate thymidylyltransferase RfbA, whose translation MKGIILAGGSGTRLWPITMVTSKQLLPVYDKPMIYYPLSVLMLAGIKDILIISTPHDLPNFEKLLGSGEQFGISLSYAVQPSPDGLAQAFLIGEEFIGDDSCAMILGDNIFYGSGLTSHLKGAVKNSENGRATIFGYYVNDPERFGIVEFDANGKVISVEEKPKKPKSNYCVTGLYFYDNRVVEFAKKVKPSDRGELEITDLNKLYLEDGTLDVKLLGRGYAWLDTGTVDSLIDAAEFVKVLEKRQGIKIAAIEEIAYHNGWIDKNTLLVAAKKYGKSPYGEHLRKVGEGKIIY comes from the coding sequence ATGAAAGGGATCATTTTAGCAGGTGGCAGTGGAACAAGGCTTTGGCCAATTACAATGGTCACAAGCAAACAGCTTTTGCCAGTCTACGATAAGCCTATGATATACTACCCGCTCTCTGTATTGATGCTTGCGGGTATAAAGGATATTTTAATCATTTCCACTCCTCATGATTTGCCAAATTTTGAGAAATTATTGGGTAGCGGAGAGCAATTTGGTATAAGCTTGTCATATGCTGTACAACCGTCCCCCGATGGACTTGCTCAGGCTTTTTTGATAGGGGAAGAGTTTATTGGAGACGATAGTTGTGCGATGATTTTGGGTGATAATATATTTTATGGAAGTGGACTAACCAGCCATTTAAAAGGCGCAGTCAAAAATTCTGAAAATGGCAGGGCTACCATCTTTGGCTATTATGTGAATGACCCTGAAAGGTTTGGTATTGTTGAGTTTGATGCAAATGGTAAGGTGATATCTGTTGAAGAAAAACCCAAAAAACCAAAATCTAACTACTGTGTCACAGGGCTGTATTTTTATGATAACCGTGTAGTAGAGTTTGCAAAAAAAGTAAAACCGTCAGATAGAGGGGAGCTTGAAATTACAGATTTAAATAAGCTGTATCTTGAAGATGGGACATTAGATGTCAAATTGCTTGGAAGAGGTTACGCGTGGCTTGATACAGGTACCGTTGATTCATTGATAGATGCTGCTGAATTTGTAAAGGTACTTGAAAAGAGACAGGGGATAAAAATAGCAGCTATTGAAGAGATTGCTTATCACAATGGTTGGATAGATAAGAATACTTTGCTTGTCGCGGCTAAAAAGTATGGTAAATCACCATACGGTGAGCATTTGAGAAAAGTGGGGGAAGGCAAAATTATTTATTAG